A stretch of the Salminus brasiliensis chromosome 23, fSalBra1.hap2, whole genome shotgun sequence genome encodes the following:
- the plcd1b gene encoding 1-phosphatidylinositol 4,5-bisphosphate phosphodiesterase delta-1b isoform X3, with protein sequence MEDDPDLQFLLSGTELVKVRSGSWKKTRFYKLQEDCKTMWHESKKTLRSKQTFSVEDIEAVRSGRRTEGLRKYTDETLELRAFSILFRGRRKNLDLVASSDEEAKHWVSGLEKVISNVGSLNQQMKTEHWILNCLRKADINCDNKMSPQELKSFLHDINIDVEDEYVKLLFEKCDQSKSGFLEIMEIKHFYEILTQREEIDVIYGEYAKTDGVMSAANLLEFLVKEQREQVDLSYAGRLIEKYEVDEAAKAKQLMTKDGFLMYLRQPEGLIMNPANKSLYQDMKQPLNHYFISSSHNTYLLEDQLRGPSSTEAYVRALMKSCRCVELDIWDGSDGEPVIYHGYTLTSKILFKDVIKAIKEYAFKTSEYPVILSLENHCSVEQQKLMAQYMTSILGSALLTKPLGENMPTKFPSPEELKGRFLIKGKRMNKLEALFSDHAAGEEEETVTEEEDCRNDEEEGEKDTSKKPKKLKLAKELSDIVIYCKSVGFHGFEHARDSQAFYEMSSFKEGDAVKLAEKSANEYILHNVDKLSRVYPSAFRTESSNFDPVPLWNAGCQIVALNFQTPCKEMDLNRGLFGQNGLCGYVLKPAYLRDRASEFDPITLTRGPWLKHKELHVMVISAQQLPKVSQKAFSIVDPLVRVEIHGVPADKAQKETRHIQNNGFNPMWNENFQFDLYVPDLALVRFVVEDYDTVSHNDFIGQCTVPFSSLQNGYRHVPLFNKDGDLLSSAGLFVHVMAVDAE encoded by the exons ATGGAGGATGATCCGGATCTTCAGTTTTTGCTGAGTGGCACTGAGCTGGTGAAAGTGCGCTCTGGCTCCTGGAAGAAGACGCGCTTCTATAAGCTGCAGGAGGACTGTAAGACCATGTGGCACGAGTCCAAGAAGACCCTGCGCTCCAAGCAAACCT TTTCTGTTGAGGATATTGAGGCGGTGCGGTCTGGCCGGCGGACGGAGGGTctcaggaagtacacagacgAGACTCTGGAGCTGCGGGCCTTCTCCATCCTCTTCAGAGGTCGCCGCAAAAACCTGGACCTGGTCGCCAGCTCAGATGAAGAGGCCAAGCACTGGGTATCTGGCCTGGAGAAAGTCATCTCCAATGTGGGCAGCCTCAACCAGCAGATGAAAACTGAACA CTGGATACTTAACTGCTTGCGGAAAGCTGATATAAACTGTGACAACAAGATGAGTCCACAAGAGCTGAAGAGTTTCCTGCACGACATCAATATAGACGTGGAGGACGAATATGTCAAGCTGCTGTTTGAG AAATGTGACCAGTCGAAATCTGGCTTTTTGGAGATTATGGAAATTAAGCACTTCTATGAGATCCTGACCCAGAGGGAAGAGATTGATGTGATTTACGGAGAGTACGCAAAAACAGATGGAGTGATGAGTGCTGCTAACCTGCTGGAGTTCCTggtgaaggaacagagagagcagGTGGATCTGTCATATGCTGGTCGGCTCATCGAGAAATACGAAGTGGATGAAGCGG CCAAAGCAAAGCAGCTGATGACGAAGGATGGTTTTCTGATGTACCTGCGCCAGCCCGAGGGTCTGATCATGAACCCAGCCAATAAGAGTTTGTACCAGGACATGAAACAACCCTTAAACCActacttcatctcctcctctcatAACACCTACTTGCTGGAGGACCAGCTCAGAGGCCCTAGCAGCACTGAGGCCTACGTACG AGCCCTGATGAAGAGCTGCCGTTGTGTGGAGCTGGACATCTGGGACGGTTCCGATGGGGAGCCAGTCATATACCACGGCTACACACTGACCTCCAAGATCCTCTTCAAAGATGTCATCAAAGCCATTAAGGAGTACGCCTTTAAG ACATCGGAGTATCCAGTGATCCTGTCCTTGGAGAACCACTGCAGTGTGGAGCAGCAGAAGCTGATGGCCCAGTACATGACCTCCATCCTGGGCAGTGCTCTGCTCACAAAACCCCTGGGAGAGAACATGCCTACGAAGTTCCCCTCTCCAGAG GAGCTGAAGGGCCGGTTTCTGATCAAAGGGAAACGCATGAACAAACTGGAGGCCTTGTTCTCGGACCACGCGGctggagaagaggaagagacGGTGACAGAGGAAGAGGACTGTCGCAATGACGAGGAGGAGGGTGAAAAAGACACGTCTAAG AAACCGAAGAAGCTGAAGCTGGCTAAAGAGCTCTCGGACATCGTCATCTACTGCAAGAGTGTCGGGTTCCATGGATTTGAACACGCGCGGGACAGCCAGGCCTTTTACGAGATGTCCTCCTTTAAAGAAGGAGACGCGGTGAAGCTTGCGGAGAAGTCTG CAAATGAGTACATTCTTCATAATGTGGACAAGCTGAGCAGAGTTTACCCATCAGCATTCAGGACAGAGTCCTCCAACTTTGACCCGGTGCCTCTGTGGAACGCAGGCTGCCAGATAG TGGCCCTCAACTTCCAGACACCATGCAAAGAGATGGACCTGAACCGGGGCCTGTTTGGCCAGAATGGACTGTGTGGCTACGTCCTGAAGCCAGCCTACCTCAGAGACCGAGCGTCAGAGTTCGACCCCATCACTCTGACCAGAGGGCCGTGGCTCAAGCACAAGGAGTTACATGTGATG GTGATCTCAGCCCAGCAGTTACCCAAAGTGAGCCAGAAAGCATTTTCTATTGTGGATCCTTTGGTGCGAGTGGAGATCCATGGAGTGCCCGCAGATAAAGCCCAGAAGGAAACACGACACATTCAGAACAATG GCTTCAATCCCATGTGGAACGAGAATTTCCAGTTCGACCTGTACGTGCCCGATCTGGCGCTGGTCCGCTTTGTCGTGGAGGACTATGACACCGTATCCCACAACGATTTCATCGGCCAATGCACGGTCCCATTCTCCAGCCTGCAGAACG GATACCGGCACGTGCCGCTGTTCAACAAGGACGGGGACCTGCTTTCCTCCGCTGGATTGTTCGTTCACGTCATGGCTGTAGATGCTGAGTAA
- the ctdsplb gene encoding CTD (carboxy-terminal domain, RNA polymerase II, polypeptide A) small phosphatase-like b isoform X1, which produces MDNTSIITQVTNPKEEEILSSNPEKVSLSSSSLKKKSRRSLFSSFFCCLRNYEADPPATTNNNTSPLPPPVEENGALPKCEQAEVIPVPGPPEKYLLPEVNINDYGKKCVVIDLDETLVHSSFKPISNADFIVPVEIDGTVHQVYVLKRPYVDEFLQKMGELFECVLFTASLAKYADPVADLLDQWGVFRARLFRESCVFHRGNYVKDLSRLGRELHNVIIVDNSPASYIFHPENAVPVQSWFDDMTDTELLDLLPFFEGLSKEDEVYGVLQNLRAR; this is translated from the exons ATGGACAACACGTCCATAATAACGCAAGTTACCAATCCAAAGGAGGAGGAGATACTCTCGTCAAATCCTGAGAAAG TTTCACTGTCCAGCAGCAGCTTGAAAAAGAAGAGTCGCCGAAGTCTCTTCAGCTCGTTCTTCTGCTGCCTGCGGAACTATGAAGCTGATCCTCCtgccaccaccaacaacaacaccagCCCTCTGCCTCCTCCTGTGGAGGAGAACGGAGCGCTGCCTAAG TGTGAACAGGCTGAGGTCATCCCTGTACCCGGT CCTCCAGAGAAATACCTCCTCCCCGAGGTGAACATCAACGACTATGGCAAGAAGTGTGTTGTAATAGACTTGGACGAGACCCTGGTGCACAGTTCATTCAAG CCCATTAGCAATGCTGATTTCATCGTCCCAGTGGAGATAGATGGCACAGTGCATCAG GTCTATGTACTGAAGAGGCCGTATGTGGACGAGTTTCTGCAGAAGATGGGAGAATTGTTCGAGTGTGTGCTCTTCACAGCCAGTCTAGCCAAG TACGCTGACCCTGTGGCTGACCTTCTGGACCAGTGGGGAGTCTTTCGGGCTCGGCTCTTCCGGGAATCCTGCGTGTTCCATCGAGGAAACTATGTCAAAGACCTCAGCCGGCTCGGGAGGGAGCTGCACAATGTCATCATAGTGGACAACTCCCCTGCTTCCTACATCTTCCACCCTGAGAATGCT GTTCCAGTTCAGTCGTGGTTTGATGACATGACGGACACAGAGCTGTTGGACCTGCTTCCGTTCTTCGAAGGACTGAGCAAAGAAGACGAAGTGTACGGAGTTCTGCAGAACCTCAGAGCCAGGTAG
- the plcd1b gene encoding 1-phosphatidylinositol 4,5-bisphosphate phosphodiesterase delta-1b isoform X1: MQCIRQQASRSKSEELLHQAQSKKVASLNSKLLGMEDDPDLQFLLSGTELVKVRSGSWKKTRFYKLQEDCKTMWHESKKTLRSKQTFSVEDIEAVRSGRRTEGLRKYTDETLELRAFSILFRGRRKNLDLVASSDEEAKHWVSGLEKVISNVGSLNQQMKTEHWILNCLRKADINCDNKMSPQELKSFLHDINIDVEDEYVKLLFEKCDQSKSGFLEIMEIKHFYEILTQREEIDVIYGEYAKTDGVMSAANLLEFLVKEQREQVDLSYAGRLIEKYEVDEAAKAKQLMTKDGFLMYLRQPEGLIMNPANKSLYQDMKQPLNHYFISSSHNTYLLEDQLRGPSSTEAYVRALMKSCRCVELDIWDGSDGEPVIYHGYTLTSKILFKDVIKAIKEYAFKTSEYPVILSLENHCSVEQQKLMAQYMTSILGSALLTKPLGENMPTKFPSPEELKGRFLIKGKRMNKLEALFSDHAAGEEEETVTEEEDCRNDEEEGEKDTSKKPKKLKLAKELSDIVIYCKSVGFHGFEHARDSQAFYEMSSFKEGDAVKLAEKSANEYILHNVDKLSRVYPSAFRTESSNFDPVPLWNAGCQIVALNFQTPCKEMDLNRGLFGQNGLCGYVLKPAYLRDRASEFDPITLTRGPWLKHKELHVMVISAQQLPKVSQKAFSIVDPLVRVEIHGVPADKAQKETRHIQNNGFNPMWNENFQFDLYVPDLALVRFVVEDYDTVSHNDFIGQCTVPFSSLQNGYRHVPLFNKDGDLLSSAGLFVHVMAVDAE; the protein is encoded by the exons ATGCAGTGCATACGACAGCAGGCGAGCCGGAGCAAGTCTGAGGAATTACTGCATCAGGCCCAAAGCAAGAAGGTGGCAAGTCTGAACTCGAAGCTGCTGG GCATGGAGGATGATCCGGATCTTCAGTTTTTGCTGAGTGGCACTGAGCTGGTGAAAGTGCGCTCTGGCTCCTGGAAGAAGACGCGCTTCTATAAGCTGCAGGAGGACTGTAAGACCATGTGGCACGAGTCCAAGAAGACCCTGCGCTCCAAGCAAACCT TTTCTGTTGAGGATATTGAGGCGGTGCGGTCTGGCCGGCGGACGGAGGGTctcaggaagtacacagacgAGACTCTGGAGCTGCGGGCCTTCTCCATCCTCTTCAGAGGTCGCCGCAAAAACCTGGACCTGGTCGCCAGCTCAGATGAAGAGGCCAAGCACTGGGTATCTGGCCTGGAGAAAGTCATCTCCAATGTGGGCAGCCTCAACCAGCAGATGAAAACTGAACA CTGGATACTTAACTGCTTGCGGAAAGCTGATATAAACTGTGACAACAAGATGAGTCCACAAGAGCTGAAGAGTTTCCTGCACGACATCAATATAGACGTGGAGGACGAATATGTCAAGCTGCTGTTTGAG AAATGTGACCAGTCGAAATCTGGCTTTTTGGAGATTATGGAAATTAAGCACTTCTATGAGATCCTGACCCAGAGGGAAGAGATTGATGTGATTTACGGAGAGTACGCAAAAACAGATGGAGTGATGAGTGCTGCTAACCTGCTGGAGTTCCTggtgaaggaacagagagagcagGTGGATCTGTCATATGCTGGTCGGCTCATCGAGAAATACGAAGTGGATGAAGCGG CCAAAGCAAAGCAGCTGATGACGAAGGATGGTTTTCTGATGTACCTGCGCCAGCCCGAGGGTCTGATCATGAACCCAGCCAATAAGAGTTTGTACCAGGACATGAAACAACCCTTAAACCActacttcatctcctcctctcatAACACCTACTTGCTGGAGGACCAGCTCAGAGGCCCTAGCAGCACTGAGGCCTACGTACG AGCCCTGATGAAGAGCTGCCGTTGTGTGGAGCTGGACATCTGGGACGGTTCCGATGGGGAGCCAGTCATATACCACGGCTACACACTGACCTCCAAGATCCTCTTCAAAGATGTCATCAAAGCCATTAAGGAGTACGCCTTTAAG ACATCGGAGTATCCAGTGATCCTGTCCTTGGAGAACCACTGCAGTGTGGAGCAGCAGAAGCTGATGGCCCAGTACATGACCTCCATCCTGGGCAGTGCTCTGCTCACAAAACCCCTGGGAGAGAACATGCCTACGAAGTTCCCCTCTCCAGAG GAGCTGAAGGGCCGGTTTCTGATCAAAGGGAAACGCATGAACAAACTGGAGGCCTTGTTCTCGGACCACGCGGctggagaagaggaagagacGGTGACAGAGGAAGAGGACTGTCGCAATGACGAGGAGGAGGGTGAAAAAGACACGTCTAAG AAACCGAAGAAGCTGAAGCTGGCTAAAGAGCTCTCGGACATCGTCATCTACTGCAAGAGTGTCGGGTTCCATGGATTTGAACACGCGCGGGACAGCCAGGCCTTTTACGAGATGTCCTCCTTTAAAGAAGGAGACGCGGTGAAGCTTGCGGAGAAGTCTG CAAATGAGTACATTCTTCATAATGTGGACAAGCTGAGCAGAGTTTACCCATCAGCATTCAGGACAGAGTCCTCCAACTTTGACCCGGTGCCTCTGTGGAACGCAGGCTGCCAGATAG TGGCCCTCAACTTCCAGACACCATGCAAAGAGATGGACCTGAACCGGGGCCTGTTTGGCCAGAATGGACTGTGTGGCTACGTCCTGAAGCCAGCCTACCTCAGAGACCGAGCGTCAGAGTTCGACCCCATCACTCTGACCAGAGGGCCGTGGCTCAAGCACAAGGAGTTACATGTGATG GTGATCTCAGCCCAGCAGTTACCCAAAGTGAGCCAGAAAGCATTTTCTATTGTGGATCCTTTGGTGCGAGTGGAGATCCATGGAGTGCCCGCAGATAAAGCCCAGAAGGAAACACGACACATTCAGAACAATG GCTTCAATCCCATGTGGAACGAGAATTTCCAGTTCGACCTGTACGTGCCCGATCTGGCGCTGGTCCGCTTTGTCGTGGAGGACTATGACACCGTATCCCACAACGATTTCATCGGCCAATGCACGGTCCCATTCTCCAGCCTGCAGAACG GATACCGGCACGTGCCGCTGTTCAACAAGGACGGGGACCTGCTTTCCTCCGCTGGATTGTTCGTTCACGTCATGGCTGTAGATGCTGAGTAA
- the plcd1b gene encoding 1-phosphatidylinositol 4,5-bisphosphate phosphodiesterase delta-1b isoform X2: MDSNGDVIKHGMEDDPDLQFLLSGTELVKVRSGSWKKTRFYKLQEDCKTMWHESKKTLRSKQTFSVEDIEAVRSGRRTEGLRKYTDETLELRAFSILFRGRRKNLDLVASSDEEAKHWVSGLEKVISNVGSLNQQMKTEHWILNCLRKADINCDNKMSPQELKSFLHDINIDVEDEYVKLLFEKCDQSKSGFLEIMEIKHFYEILTQREEIDVIYGEYAKTDGVMSAANLLEFLVKEQREQVDLSYAGRLIEKYEVDEAAKAKQLMTKDGFLMYLRQPEGLIMNPANKSLYQDMKQPLNHYFISSSHNTYLLEDQLRGPSSTEAYVRALMKSCRCVELDIWDGSDGEPVIYHGYTLTSKILFKDVIKAIKEYAFKTSEYPVILSLENHCSVEQQKLMAQYMTSILGSALLTKPLGENMPTKFPSPEELKGRFLIKGKRMNKLEALFSDHAAGEEEETVTEEEDCRNDEEEGEKDTSKKPKKLKLAKELSDIVIYCKSVGFHGFEHARDSQAFYEMSSFKEGDAVKLAEKSANEYILHNVDKLSRVYPSAFRTESSNFDPVPLWNAGCQIVALNFQTPCKEMDLNRGLFGQNGLCGYVLKPAYLRDRASEFDPITLTRGPWLKHKELHVMVISAQQLPKVSQKAFSIVDPLVRVEIHGVPADKAQKETRHIQNNGFNPMWNENFQFDLYVPDLALVRFVVEDYDTVSHNDFIGQCTVPFSSLQNGYRHVPLFNKDGDLLSSAGLFVHVMAVDAE, from the exons ATGGATTCCAATGGCGACGTGATCAAACATG GCATGGAGGATGATCCGGATCTTCAGTTTTTGCTGAGTGGCACTGAGCTGGTGAAAGTGCGCTCTGGCTCCTGGAAGAAGACGCGCTTCTATAAGCTGCAGGAGGACTGTAAGACCATGTGGCACGAGTCCAAGAAGACCCTGCGCTCCAAGCAAACCT TTTCTGTTGAGGATATTGAGGCGGTGCGGTCTGGCCGGCGGACGGAGGGTctcaggaagtacacagacgAGACTCTGGAGCTGCGGGCCTTCTCCATCCTCTTCAGAGGTCGCCGCAAAAACCTGGACCTGGTCGCCAGCTCAGATGAAGAGGCCAAGCACTGGGTATCTGGCCTGGAGAAAGTCATCTCCAATGTGGGCAGCCTCAACCAGCAGATGAAAACTGAACA CTGGATACTTAACTGCTTGCGGAAAGCTGATATAAACTGTGACAACAAGATGAGTCCACAAGAGCTGAAGAGTTTCCTGCACGACATCAATATAGACGTGGAGGACGAATATGTCAAGCTGCTGTTTGAG AAATGTGACCAGTCGAAATCTGGCTTTTTGGAGATTATGGAAATTAAGCACTTCTATGAGATCCTGACCCAGAGGGAAGAGATTGATGTGATTTACGGAGAGTACGCAAAAACAGATGGAGTGATGAGTGCTGCTAACCTGCTGGAGTTCCTggtgaaggaacagagagagcagGTGGATCTGTCATATGCTGGTCGGCTCATCGAGAAATACGAAGTGGATGAAGCGG CCAAAGCAAAGCAGCTGATGACGAAGGATGGTTTTCTGATGTACCTGCGCCAGCCCGAGGGTCTGATCATGAACCCAGCCAATAAGAGTTTGTACCAGGACATGAAACAACCCTTAAACCActacttcatctcctcctctcatAACACCTACTTGCTGGAGGACCAGCTCAGAGGCCCTAGCAGCACTGAGGCCTACGTACG AGCCCTGATGAAGAGCTGCCGTTGTGTGGAGCTGGACATCTGGGACGGTTCCGATGGGGAGCCAGTCATATACCACGGCTACACACTGACCTCCAAGATCCTCTTCAAAGATGTCATCAAAGCCATTAAGGAGTACGCCTTTAAG ACATCGGAGTATCCAGTGATCCTGTCCTTGGAGAACCACTGCAGTGTGGAGCAGCAGAAGCTGATGGCCCAGTACATGACCTCCATCCTGGGCAGTGCTCTGCTCACAAAACCCCTGGGAGAGAACATGCCTACGAAGTTCCCCTCTCCAGAG GAGCTGAAGGGCCGGTTTCTGATCAAAGGGAAACGCATGAACAAACTGGAGGCCTTGTTCTCGGACCACGCGGctggagaagaggaagagacGGTGACAGAGGAAGAGGACTGTCGCAATGACGAGGAGGAGGGTGAAAAAGACACGTCTAAG AAACCGAAGAAGCTGAAGCTGGCTAAAGAGCTCTCGGACATCGTCATCTACTGCAAGAGTGTCGGGTTCCATGGATTTGAACACGCGCGGGACAGCCAGGCCTTTTACGAGATGTCCTCCTTTAAAGAAGGAGACGCGGTGAAGCTTGCGGAGAAGTCTG CAAATGAGTACATTCTTCATAATGTGGACAAGCTGAGCAGAGTTTACCCATCAGCATTCAGGACAGAGTCCTCCAACTTTGACCCGGTGCCTCTGTGGAACGCAGGCTGCCAGATAG TGGCCCTCAACTTCCAGACACCATGCAAAGAGATGGACCTGAACCGGGGCCTGTTTGGCCAGAATGGACTGTGTGGCTACGTCCTGAAGCCAGCCTACCTCAGAGACCGAGCGTCAGAGTTCGACCCCATCACTCTGACCAGAGGGCCGTGGCTCAAGCACAAGGAGTTACATGTGATG GTGATCTCAGCCCAGCAGTTACCCAAAGTGAGCCAGAAAGCATTTTCTATTGTGGATCCTTTGGTGCGAGTGGAGATCCATGGAGTGCCCGCAGATAAAGCCCAGAAGGAAACACGACACATTCAGAACAATG GCTTCAATCCCATGTGGAACGAGAATTTCCAGTTCGACCTGTACGTGCCCGATCTGGCGCTGGTCCGCTTTGTCGTGGAGGACTATGACACCGTATCCCACAACGATTTCATCGGCCAATGCACGGTCCCATTCTCCAGCCTGCAGAACG GATACCGGCACGTGCCGCTGTTCAACAAGGACGGGGACCTGCTTTCCTCCGCTGGATTGTTCGTTCACGTCATGGCTGTAGATGCTGAGTAA
- the ctdsplb gene encoding CTD (carboxy-terminal domain, RNA polymerase II, polypeptide A) small phosphatase-like b isoform X2 — protein sequence MDNTSIITQVTNPKEEEILSSNPEKVSLSSSSLKKKSRRSLFSSFFCCLRNYEADPPATTNNNTSPLPPPVEENGALPKPPEKYLLPEVNINDYGKKCVVIDLDETLVHSSFKPISNADFIVPVEIDGTVHQVYVLKRPYVDEFLQKMGELFECVLFTASLAKYADPVADLLDQWGVFRARLFRESCVFHRGNYVKDLSRLGRELHNVIIVDNSPASYIFHPENAVPVQSWFDDMTDTELLDLLPFFEGLSKEDEVYGVLQNLRAR from the exons ATGGACAACACGTCCATAATAACGCAAGTTACCAATCCAAAGGAGGAGGAGATACTCTCGTCAAATCCTGAGAAAG TTTCACTGTCCAGCAGCAGCTTGAAAAAGAAGAGTCGCCGAAGTCTCTTCAGCTCGTTCTTCTGCTGCCTGCGGAACTATGAAGCTGATCCTCCtgccaccaccaacaacaacaccagCCCTCTGCCTCCTCCTGTGGAGGAGAACGGAGCGCTGCCTAAG CCTCCAGAGAAATACCTCCTCCCCGAGGTGAACATCAACGACTATGGCAAGAAGTGTGTTGTAATAGACTTGGACGAGACCCTGGTGCACAGTTCATTCAAG CCCATTAGCAATGCTGATTTCATCGTCCCAGTGGAGATAGATGGCACAGTGCATCAG GTCTATGTACTGAAGAGGCCGTATGTGGACGAGTTTCTGCAGAAGATGGGAGAATTGTTCGAGTGTGTGCTCTTCACAGCCAGTCTAGCCAAG TACGCTGACCCTGTGGCTGACCTTCTGGACCAGTGGGGAGTCTTTCGGGCTCGGCTCTTCCGGGAATCCTGCGTGTTCCATCGAGGAAACTATGTCAAAGACCTCAGCCGGCTCGGGAGGGAGCTGCACAATGTCATCATAGTGGACAACTCCCCTGCTTCCTACATCTTCCACCCTGAGAATGCT GTTCCAGTTCAGTCGTGGTTTGATGACATGACGGACACAGAGCTGTTGGACCTGCTTCCGTTCTTCGAAGGACTGAGCAAAGAAGACGAAGTGTACGGAGTTCTGCAGAACCTCAGAGCCAGGTAG